A genome region from Anastrepha ludens isolate Willacy chromosome 3, idAnaLude1.1, whole genome shotgun sequence includes the following:
- the LOC128858241 gene encoding leucine-rich repeat-containing protein 20 isoform X2, which produces MANSDSCQHLVIRAEESLKKLVRMAHAVVRVVERCENAQDNESLDLSECQLVQIPDAVYHLMRNTQLKTCDLSSNVIKKIPAKFAIKFSLITDLNLSHNQMAKLPDELADLNALARLNISHNSFIVLPPVVFKMPKLRELDASHNAIIEIDTDEMITSDNLELVDLRHNPLGRTCHRKLKNASTPFRIEISEYNEDDDW; this is translated from the exons ATGGCCAATAGTGATTCGTGTCAACATTTAGTGATTCGAGCAGAAG AATCACTGAAAAAGTTGGTGAGAATGGCGCATGCTGTAGTGCGTGTCGTTGAACGTTGTGAAAATGCGCAAGATAATGAATCATTAG ACTTATCGGAGTGTCAATTGGTGCAGATTCCGGATGCAGTTTATCACTTGATGCGCAATACTCAACTGAAGACCTGTGATCTCAGCAGCAATGTAATCAAGAAGATACCGGCGAAATTCGCAATCAAATTCAGTCTCATTacag ATCTAAATCTTTCACACAATCAAATGGCAAAATTGCCTGATGAACTGGCCGACTTAAATGCTTTGGCGCGCTTGAATATTTCACACAATTCCTTTATTGTGTTGCCACCAGTTGTGTTCAAAATGCCCAAGCTGCGTGAATTGGATGCCAGCCACAACGCCATCATAG AAATCGATACTGATGAGATGATTACAAGCGACAACTTGGAGTTGGTGGATTTGAGACACAATCCCTTGGGTCGTACCTGCCAtcgcaaattgaaaaatgccaGTACGCCATTCCGCATTGAAATCTCCGAGTACAATGAGGATGATGACTGGTAG